A genomic stretch from Gemmatimonadaceae bacterium includes:
- a CDS encoding glycosyl hydrolase, whose product MKIARLSAAALGALLLHAAPSAGQATAYDTSMFHALSWREIGPYRGGRSVAVAGSAARPLEFWMGTTGGGVFKTTDGGASWEPATDKYFGGTIGAIGVSESNPDIVYVGAGEFDIRGNVSHGDGVWKTTDDGKTWESLGLTETRQISRV is encoded by the coding sequence GTGAAAATCGCACGCCTGTCGGCGGCGGCGCTCGGTGCGCTGCTCCTTCACGCTGCGCCGTCGGCCGGCCAGGCCACGGCATACGACACGTCCATGTTCCACGCGCTTTCGTGGCGCGAGATCGGACCGTATCGCGGCGGACGCTCCGTCGCGGTCGCTGGCTCTGCCGCGCGTCCGCTCGAGTTCTGGATGGGCACCACCGGAGGCGGTGTGTTCAAGACCACGGACGGCGGCGCGAGCTGGGAGCCGGCGACCGACAAGTATTTTGGCGGGACGATCGGCGCCATCGGCGTCAGCGAATCGAATCCCGACATCGTGTACGTCGGCGCCGGCGAGTTCGACATCCGCGGCAACGTGTCGCACGGCGACGGCGTCTGGAAGACCACCGACGACGGCAAGACCTGGGAGTCGCTCGGCCTAACGGAGACGAGGCAGATCTCGCGCGT